From Mycobacterium colombiense CECT 3035:
ACCGGGGGCTTGGTGACCTGAACCTGCTCGCCCCAGTTGGACAGGGTGATCTGGGCGGAGTTGCCCGAGCTCTTCTGCAGGTTGGCCTGGACCAGCTGGTGGTCACCGGACTCCTGGACCCACACCGTGCTCGGCACCGGCTGCGTCGCGTTGAACTGCGGCACGATCTTGTTCACCGCGTCGGCCGAGACGTTGCCGGTGATGCGAATGGTGTTCTGCCCGTTGATGTTTTCGCGGCCCTCGGCCTTGGCGTTGCTGAAGTTGGCCAGCGCGTTGCCCAGCCCGTTGTCGGGGTTCAGCAGCACCGAGACGTCGTAGACGTCGGAGGCCTTGCCGAAGTCGCTCCACTTGTTCGGGGTGAGGGTGGCGTACAGGGTTCCGTCGAGCACCACGAAGTTGGCGTCGATGTCGGAACCGCCCAGGGTGATGGTGGCGTTGCCCGACGCGGCGGTGGCCGGTGCCGTGGTGAGGTCACCGGTCAGCGTCTTGATGGGCAGCCCGGGGATCTTGCCCTGGATGCTCAGCGCGATGTGCGCGCTCTGCACCTTCTTGGTGGCGTCGGCCGACTGCTTGACCAAGGTCGTGCCGTCGGGAAGCGGCGCGCCGCTCTGCTTTGAGCCGGACGAACAGCCGGCGATCAAGGCGGTGGCGAGGGTTAGGGATGCGATGACGGCCGATATACGGCGGCGGGTCTGCATACTCTGCATCGTAGAGGGTGCGGGTGACTGCGCTGGTGAACGCGGGGTGCCGGTGTCGTCCCGGCGCGGCTGTTTGCCCTGCTCATCAGCGTGAGTGGGGGCCAATTAGCCTAAGGGGATGTTTACCGGAATTGTCGAGGAACTCGGCGAGGTGACGGCCCG
This genomic window contains:
- a CDS encoding LppX_LprAFG lipoprotein — protein: MQTRRRISAVIASLTLATALIAGCSSGSKQSGAPLPDGTTLVKQSADATKKVQSAHIALSIQGKIPGLPIKTLTGDLTTAPATAASGNATITLGGSDIDANFVVLDGTLYATLTPNKWSDFGKASDVYDVSVLLNPDNGLGNALANFSNAKAEGRENINGQNTIRITGNVSADAVNKIVPQFNATQPVPSTVWVQESGDHQLVQANLQKSSGNSAQITLSNWGEQVQVTKPPVSS